TTATAAATCCAAGATGATATACTGATAATTTTTTTTCATTTAATTCACATTCTCTAAGCAATTCCATTAAGCCTAAATTGCTAGTATTATTTATAAGTTCTAACCCTTTTTTAACAAAAATTCTATTCTCATCAACTAAATCTACGACATCACAAACTGTTGCAATAGCCAAAAATTCTACTAATTTAAACGCTTCTTCCTTATCTATATTAAATTTTTCATAAAGCACTTGAATAAGTTTAAATGCTACTCCTGCTCCACATAATTGCTTAAATTTATATCTACAATCTTCTTGTTTAGGATTCACTATAGCATCTGCTTCTGAACTTATGAATTTTCTATTGTTATTTTCATCTTCTACAAACGGAATATCATGATGATCTGTTACAATAACAGTCATTCCCAAATCTTTTGCATATTTAATTGCTTCTATCGCTGATATTCCATTGTCACAAGTTAAGATTGTATCAACTCCATCTTCCTTAGCTTGTTGTATTATATCTTTATTTATACCATAACCATCTTTAATTCTATCTGGAATTTCATAATCTACCTTTGCATTGCATTTAACTAATGCAGTATATAAAATGTAAATACTTATAACTCCATCTACATCATAATCTCCAACAATTCGTATTTTTTTATTTAATTGTATTTTTTCTTTAAGGATATTTACAGCTTTATCTAAATCTTTCATATCACTTGCATTTCTAAGTCTTTCAAGACTTGGATTTACATAGCTTCTTATAACTTCATCATTTGTAATATCCCTATTAATAATAAGCTTGCTCATAAATTCTGTAATTCCATATTTTTGTGCTATTTGCTTATAATTAGCTTTTATATTTTTTACAAACCATCTTTCAGCCATCATTTATCCTCTTTCTAGTTTACAATGCACAATTCAAATTATATATCTATTAATTTTTACAATTCAAAATTGTGCATTGCTATTAATTACATCTAACATCTTAACCTATATACATCTTATATAACATTCCTGATGAAATAGCTTCAACCTTATGCTCATACCCTAGCATTTCTAATAATTTATACGAAAAAGCCATTGCAGTTGCTGGTCCTCTACTGGTTATTATATTTTTATCAACCACAACTGCTTCTTCTAAATATTCACAGTTAATTAATTCATCTTCATAACCTGGATATGATGTCATGTTTATTCCTTCAGTCAAACCAGATTTCCCAAGTACAATTGGCCCTGCACAAATTGCTGCTAATAATTTTCCTTCTTTATTTTGTTTTTTTACAAATTTTATTACCCTTTCGTCATCTCTCAAATTAGTAGCTCCTGGTATACCTCCTGGAATTACAACCAAATCATATTCCATATCCGCATCAAAAATTTTATCTGCTTTAATTTCTAGTCCATGACTTGATTTAACAATTTCATCTTCCATTGAAATTAAATCACAGGTTACATCTGCTCTTCTCATTATATCAGATACAGTTAAAGCTTCTATTTCTTCAAATCCTTCTGCTAATAATACGCATACTTTTTTCATATAAAATTCCTCCTCTTATAAGACAAACGAGGATATCCTAACCACTTTAGAACATCCTCATTCTATAATTTATTATTACCTTAATTATAACTCAATTATTTTATAAACACCATATAATATATACTATCTTAATGTAACTTCTTTTATTTCATCATCAAGAACAATAACCATTATATTAGCTCCTCTTCCTGCTCTATTCTGTAATTTAATATCATTTATTTTTAATACCGATTTTTCTTTAGATTTAGAAACGAGCATTACTTCCATATCACTTTCAGACAAAATCACACTATTTCCTTCTCCACTTTTATAATTACTATGATATTTACCAAAAATAACTTCATCCTCATCTCGTAAGCTTATTCCTGTAACTCCTGATGCAATTTTACCCATCGTATTTACATTTTCAACCGGGAATCTTATTGCCATACCTTTTTTAGTAATCATAATTAAATGCCCAAATTTTAATTGTTCAACTTCTGTAGAAATTACTTCATCATCTTCGTACTTAAACTTATAACATACTTGTTTAAAGAAATCACCTTCAAACTCCTTTAATAAAGTCTTCTTAATCATTCCCTTTTTAGAAAATGTATAAACAGCTAAATCTTCATCAGTATATGAATCTATTGATTTTAAGCTAATTATTTTTTCTCCCTTTTCTAATTTTCCCAAAAATGCTTCTACTTCAATTTCTTCTTTTAATACCTTCTTCATTAGGAATGCT
The window above is part of the Clostridium saccharoperbutylacetonicum N1-4(HMT) genome. Proteins encoded here:
- a CDS encoding DJ-1 family glyoxalase III; translation: MKKVCVLLAEGFEEIEALTVSDIMRRADVTCDLISMEDEIVKSSHGLEIKADKIFDADMEYDLVVIPGGIPGATNLRDDERVIKFVKKQNKEGKLLAAICAGPIVLGKSGLTEGINMTSYPGYEDELINCEYLEEAVVVDKNIITSRGPATAMAFSYKLLEMLGYEHKVEAISSGMLYKMYIG